One Virgibacillus proomii DNA window includes the following coding sequences:
- a CDS encoding lysozyme family protein produces the protein MKHNKRLSKSIKKAMFIAIVFIVLFTGIPLLVNQTDNNQSSGQTDSLISDNVKAYRPLVEKYAKQFGIEKHVDTILAIMMQESGGRGDDPMQASESYCGKRNCIKDPEISIKQGIYYFSQTLNDADEDLLVAVQAYNFGRGFINYLNEQGKGFSQEAAIHFSQEMYANDPDKEKYRCLRDGARELDACYGDIYYVKSVMAYRDELKQEK, from the coding sequence ATGAAACACAACAAGAGATTATCAAAATCAATTAAAAAAGCTATGTTTATTGCTATCGTTTTTATTGTCTTGTTTACCGGGATTCCGCTATTGGTTAATCAAACAGACAACAACCAGTCTTCTGGGCAAACGGATTCGTTGATTAGCGATAACGTAAAAGCCTATCGTCCGCTTGTCGAAAAGTATGCAAAACAATTCGGTATCGAAAAACATGTTGACACCATTCTTGCGATCATGATGCAAGAATCTGGCGGGCGAGGAGATGATCCGATGCAAGCATCTGAGAGTTATTGTGGAAAGAGAAACTGTATCAAAGATCCAGAGATATCCATTAAGCAAGGTATTTATTATTTTTCTCAAACGTTAAATGATGCAGACGAAGATTTACTCGTAGCAGTACAGGCTTATAATTTTGGCAGAGGATTTATTAACTATCTCAATGAACAGGGAAAGGGCTTTTCACAGGAAGCTGCAATTCACTTTTCGCAGGAAATGTATGCTAACGATCCTGATAAAGAGAAATATCGTTGCTTACGTGATGGGGCGAGAGAACTTGATGCTTGTTATGGAGATATATACTACGTGAAATCCGTAATGGCGTATAGGGATGAGTTAAAACAAGAGAAGTAA
- a CDS encoding TRAP transporter permease — protein sequence MNDAKDEITRQEQEELLQKYDAESNTRKLAGVAAAIVFIGLLSFSIFQLYTGAFGQKTAYIQRTIHLGFALSLIFLLFPARKKQGIKHKVAWYDYILVMLSIIVCGYWPLYYDTIVQQVGGISQVQMVIGGLAIILVIEATRRAVGLPITVIAALFLIYAFFGRQMPGMLAHRGLSLEQLINSMFFTTEGILGTPLQVSSTYIFLFLLFGAFLVQTGVGNYFNDLAISLAGRRTGGPAKVAIFSSALNGTISGSSVANTVTTGSYTIPMMKRLGYKPNFAGAVEAASSTGGQIMPPIMGAAAFLMIEFAGVGYWEIAKAALIPAILYFSGIWIMTHLEAKRLGLYGLPKEQIPPKKEVLKKIHLLLPIIAIVWLLFEGFSIERTALYGIGITVLVSLFRKDTRITPKKFIIALTSGARTALGVAAATACAGIIVGVVTKTGLGLKLGNSLVSMAEAITTSAEIQLLLTLFFTMITSIVLGMGSPTTANYIITSTIALPAILALNNQLEVAIPVLAGHMFVFYFGIVADITPPVALAAFAATGISGGEPIRTGANAAKLAIAAFIIPYMFVLQPQLLMIDATILEVTWILITAITGMIAIGAGLIGFWYIKLHWLARLLAIAVGLLLIYPEGNTDLFGLVAFIIMIAGQFYLKRSKGSDEEEIQKTASG from the coding sequence ATGAATGATGCAAAAGATGAGATTACGAGACAAGAGCAAGAAGAGTTGCTACAGAAGTATGATGCGGAATCTAATACGCGAAAGTTAGCCGGAGTAGCTGCTGCCATCGTCTTTATAGGTCTACTATCCTTCTCTATTTTTCAATTATATACGGGTGCATTTGGACAAAAGACAGCGTATATTCAGAGAACGATACACTTAGGATTTGCTCTATCATTAATTTTCCTGCTATTTCCCGCTAGAAAAAAACAAGGGATAAAGCATAAAGTGGCATGGTATGACTATATTCTAGTAATGTTGTCAATCATCGTATGTGGGTACTGGCCATTATATTATGATACGATTGTTCAGCAGGTTGGCGGTATCTCCCAAGTACAAATGGTTATTGGGGGATTAGCGATAATATTGGTCATAGAGGCAACAAGGCGCGCTGTCGGTTTACCAATAACGGTAATTGCCGCTCTATTTTTAATTTACGCTTTCTTTGGTAGACAAATGCCTGGTATGCTTGCGCATAGAGGATTAAGCCTAGAGCAGCTTATCAATTCCATGTTTTTTACAACAGAAGGTATCTTAGGTACACCTTTGCAAGTTTCCTCGACCTATATTTTCCTCTTTCTATTATTTGGTGCATTTCTTGTCCAAACGGGCGTCGGAAATTATTTTAATGATTTGGCCATTTCTCTTGCTGGAAGGCGTACTGGTGGACCAGCAAAGGTTGCAATTTTTTCCAGTGCATTAAATGGAACTATTTCTGGAAGTTCTGTTGCCAATACGGTTACAACTGGTTCGTATACAATACCAATGATGAAGCGATTAGGATATAAACCAAATTTTGCAGGTGCAGTTGAAGCAGCTTCGTCAACCGGCGGTCAAATTATGCCACCGATAATGGGTGCAGCTGCTTTTTTGATGATTGAGTTTGCGGGTGTAGGATATTGGGAGATAGCTAAAGCGGCTTTAATTCCAGCTATTTTATACTTTTCAGGGATTTGGATCATGACACATTTAGAAGCGAAACGCCTCGGGCTTTATGGTTTACCAAAGGAGCAAATTCCACCAAAAAAGGAAGTTTTAAAGAAGATTCATTTGCTTTTGCCTATTATAGCGATTGTTTGGTTGTTATTTGAAGGATTTAGTATTGAACGAACAGCATTATATGGTATTGGGATAACGGTTTTAGTGAGTTTGTTTAGAAAAGATACAAGAATTACGCCGAAAAAGTTTATTATAGCGTTGACTTCAGGAGCGAGAACTGCTTTAGGAGTCGCTGCAGCAACAGCATGTGCGGGAATTATTGTAGGTGTAGTAACGAAAACCGGGCTTGGATTAAAATTAGGAAATAGTTTAGTAAGCATGGCAGAAGCTATTACAACCTCTGCAGAAATACAATTACTATTGACTCTATTTTTTACAATGATTACTTCCATTGTTTTAGGAATGGGTTCACCGACAACAGCAAATTATATTATTACCTCGACAATAGCTTTACCAGCTATTTTAGCGTTAAACAATCAACTTGAGGTTGCAATTCCGGTTTTAGCGGGGCATATGTTTGTATTTTATTTCGGAATTGTTGCAGACATCACGCCTCCAGTTGCGTTAGCTGCTTTTGCAGCGACAGGAATTTCCGGTGGCGAACCAATTCGTACCGGGGCAAATGCTGCCAAACTGGCAATTGCGGCCTTTATCATCCCATACATGTTTGTATTACAACCGCAACTGTTGATGATTGATGCAACGATTCTAGAGGTTACTTGGATTTTGATTACGGCAATTACTGGGATGATTGCTATTGGAGCTGGGTTAATTGGGTTTTGGTATATAAAACTTCATTGGTTAGCTCGTTTGCTAGCAATAGCAGTTGGTTTATTATTAATCTATCCGGAAGGTAATACGGATCTTTTTGGTCTTGTGGCATTTATTATTATGATCGCTGGGCAATTTTATCTGAAGCGATCAAAAGGTTCGGATGAAGAGGAAATACAAAAAACAGCCAGTGGTTAA
- a CDS encoding DUF1850 domain-containing protein — protein sequence MKGIYRKKYLLITILLLCIIVWIMLFVPFRSALIFYQENTERVAAFLPINEGEEFQLIFTHSIHLKDVIEKYVVTEQQSIRQTEIIFEEFGIGMPANAQNGEEFSYENGKYHIKNLNNQFQQIKLRNGKVVSENRLVWGEYAENQIYLNEFFKPGDWFTLKIENLTLWQFLKGMRIHE from the coding sequence ATGAAGGGAATATACAGAAAAAAATATCTTCTCATCACTATTTTGCTCCTTTGCATAATCGTATGGATCATGCTATTTGTACCTTTTCGTTCGGCATTAATATTCTATCAAGAGAATACAGAGCGAGTTGCTGCATTTTTACCAATTAATGAAGGCGAAGAATTTCAATTAATTTTCACACATTCTATTCATTTAAAAGATGTGATCGAAAAATATGTTGTTACTGAACAACAATCGATTCGGCAAACGGAAATCATTTTTGAAGAATTTGGGATCGGTATGCCTGCTAATGCACAAAATGGGGAAGAGTTTTCCTATGAGAATGGGAAGTACCATATTAAAAATTTGAACAATCAATTTCAACAAATTAAATTACGAAACGGGAAAGTTGTTTCTGAAAATCGTTTAGTATGGGGAGAATATGCGGAAAATCAGATTTACTTAAATGAATTTTTTAAGCCTGGTGATTGGTTTACGTTGAAGATTGAGAACCTAACGTTATGGCAATTCTTGAAAGGAATGAGGATACATGAATGA
- a CDS encoding TAXI family TRAP transporter solute-binding subunit translates to MKQKKWLWLISILFGFTLFLAACGGNDEGEKANANNKGDNEKTTEKPEFLSMLTGGTSGTYYPLGGEMANIISKETGIQTDAQSSNASADNVVALRDGDAQIAFVQTDVMSNAVEGINTFEGDPIDNVVALGSLYPETIQIVTTKDSGINSVKDLAGKSVSVGAPGSGTYVNAEQILEIHDMSMDDIKAQNLDFGESTGGIQDGNIDAAFITAGTPTGAVEGLAAQVDVSIVPIEQDKVDALIEKYPYYASDTVKAGTYDIKNDVPTVAVLAMLAVTTDLSEDVVYDITKAIYDNTDKISHDKSEYITKESALEGIGVDLHPGAKKYFDEEGVSSSE, encoded by the coding sequence ATGAAACAGAAAAAATGGCTATGGTTGATATCAATTCTATTTGGATTTACATTATTTTTAGCTGCCTGTGGTGGAAATGATGAAGGAGAAAAAGCTAATGCAAATAATAAAGGAGACAATGAAAAAACAACTGAAAAACCGGAATTCTTAAGCATGTTGACGGGCGGTACAAGTGGTACCTATTACCCACTGGGTGGAGAGATGGCCAACATTATTAGTAAAGAAACAGGTATTCAAACAGATGCACAATCATCCAATGCTTCTGCGGACAATGTGGTTGCACTAAGGGATGGGGATGCACAAATAGCATTTGTACAAACAGACGTCATGTCGAATGCTGTTGAAGGTATTAATACATTCGAAGGTGATCCTATTGATAATGTTGTAGCATTAGGTTCGCTTTATCCAGAAACCATTCAAATTGTTACAACAAAGGATTCTGGCATTAATTCTGTGAAAGATTTAGCTGGAAAATCCGTTTCAGTAGGAGCCCCTGGTTCTGGAACGTATGTCAATGCTGAACAAATTCTAGAAATTCACGATATGTCTATGGACGATATTAAAGCACAAAACCTTGATTTTGGTGAATCCACTGGGGGTATCCAAGACGGAAACATTGATGCAGCATTTATTACTGCAGGGACACCAACTGGAGCAGTCGAAGGATTAGCAGCACAAGTAGATGTTAGCATTGTGCCAATTGAACAGGATAAAGTGGACGCCTTAATAGAAAAGTATCCATATTATGCGAGTGATACAGTAAAAGCAGGAACGTATGATATAAAGAATGATGTACCAACAGTGGCTGTTTTAGCCATGTTAGCTGTTACAACAGACCTTTCGGAAGATGTTGTTTATGATATTACGAAAGCAATATATGATAATACAGATAAAATTTCCCATGATAAAAGTGAGTATATAACGAAGGAGTCTGCTCTTGAGGGTATCGGTGTTGACTTACATCCAGGTGCTAAAAAATACTTTGACGAAGAAGGAGTATCTTCATCGGAGTAA
- a CDS encoding NAD(P)H-dependent flavin oxidoreductase yields MNRFLQLTGVNIPIIQAGMAGGITTPELVAAVANEGALGTIGAGYMNPESLRKTIQQIKQQTKKPFAVNVFATNLKAFSDDVSGMQAELNKFREELGITSGMDHVQTMDYLLENIEVILEEKVPIVSTAFGLLSKEHILKLKANQVILIGMATNVEEAKQLEAAGYDMIVAQGYEAGGHRGTFHMEKYPNGCDIGLVSLLASIIEAVEVPVIATGGIYSKEQIEGLLAMGAAAVQLGTRFLVAKEAGTADSYKDALIKANDEDTVITKYFSGRPARGIVNTFIKELEQKQVPAMPFPIQNELTKDIRKVAQQQANPQYQSLWAGQRVGSITREETVSAIIQSLSNR; encoded by the coding sequence ATGAACCGTTTTTTGCAACTTACAGGTGTTAACATACCAATTATTCAAGCAGGAATGGCTGGTGGGATTACTACGCCTGAATTAGTAGCAGCAGTGGCAAATGAAGGAGCATTGGGAACAATTGGGGCAGGCTATATGAACCCGGAGTCACTGCGAAAAACTATTCAGCAAATAAAGCAACAAACAAAAAAGCCATTTGCGGTGAATGTTTTTGCCACCAATTTAAAGGCTTTTTCAGATGATGTCTCGGGTATGCAAGCGGAATTAAACAAATTCCGTGAAGAGTTAGGGATTACCAGTGGCATGGATCATGTACAGACAATGGATTATTTGCTGGAAAATATAGAGGTTATTTTAGAAGAAAAAGTGCCAATAGTCAGTACCGCATTTGGACTGCTTTCCAAGGAGCATATTCTAAAGCTAAAAGCAAATCAGGTAATTCTAATTGGTATGGCGACGAATGTTGAGGAAGCGAAGCAGCTTGAAGCAGCAGGTTATGATATGATCGTTGCTCAAGGGTATGAAGCAGGTGGACATCGTGGAACTTTTCATATGGAGAAATATCCGAACGGCTGTGATATAGGGTTAGTTTCTTTACTTGCTTCTATAATTGAAGCAGTAGAGGTTCCTGTTATTGCTACTGGGGGAATCTATAGCAAAGAGCAGATAGAAGGCTTATTAGCGATGGGAGCAGCAGCGGTACAGCTTGGTACACGTTTTCTTGTAGCAAAGGAAGCGGGTACAGCTGATTCTTATAAGGATGCATTAATCAAAGCAAATGATGAGGATACAGTGATTACTAAATATTTTTCCGGTCGTCCTGCAAGGGGAATCGTAAATACATTTATTAAAGAATTGGAGCAAAAACAGGTACCAGCGATGCCATTTCCGATTCAAAATGAATTAACAAAGGATATCCGAAAAGTAGCTCAACAACAAGCTAATCCGCAATATCAATCATTATGGGCGGGGCAGCGGGTCGGTAGTATAACAAGAGAAGAAACAGTAAGCGCAATAATTCAATCATTAAGTAATAGATGA
- a CDS encoding DEAD/DEAH box helicase has protein sequence MKSMKHINVEKLFPSAIYKRGLKYYLQDRVSDLLYDINFQEWSATVYGSEDYYVEINVKNLAQGSIDTSCDCPAFDTFGTCKHIAAVLIKLVNQDNQVRPGFSSYDYDLTQSFMNALNNAPQLERKHSQIMKQTELKVEYICKLEVQKQIQVEIKVGEKRCYVVKDAEALLTHIIEGKEYPLTKLFAYSPEFHTFSREDMNILEKLYAILQSERVYHFDYSFIKNQESKRSIIIPPLEAKPLLEQMAERSLTVITREQNYSAVSIQKGQMPFAFSLSANDKEGLVLEMNRVNDLVYLTNYELLFADGIFYFPRQQQVPIVKELSQFQRYDLELPIAKHQADEFVSTVIPSLKQVGDVKITEKVAQEIVQFPLKAELYLEFKDSWIVGQLKYHYGEEIIDPFNGREKNDVIIIRDVEKEQQIMQLIEYADFHYNGKELYIHMENEEDMYEFVYYTLPKLDDYVELFLTAEIRNLLVEMEPIAHTKVQVERSSNLLDIGFNIDGVSEADISRILEAVIEKKRYYRLDSGAFMSLESDSFSSVRQFFADMDIDAKDIAENNIKVPVYRGTQVDELLKTDKNYDVSFRKLLHHLRSPEEQVYPPPEGINATLRSYQETGFQWFKSLSEYNLGGILADDMGLGKTLQSICYLASEKGEYPHLIVTPSSVVYNWKNEFAKFTPHLEVAVLTGTPQERKEKIASSQTMDVWITSYATVRQDIDIYKELSFQTLILDEAQFIKNYATKTSRAVRKINALRRFALSGTPIENSIDELWAIFQVILPGLMPNQRTFKQMSYDKIAMMTRPFILRRLKQDVLSELPDKIETVHTSELTKDQKELYIGYHRQLQKEAQQTISESSFQKNRMKILAGLTRLRQICCHPSLFIENYQGESGKLIQLMETIRNARRNRKRMLIFSQFTSMHEIIKHRLENEGIGYFYLHGQTSSQERLEMSERFNNGENDVFLISLKAGGTGLNLTGADTVILYDLWWNPAVEDQATGRAHRFGQKNVVQVIRLITEGTIEEKIYELQQKKRELIDQVIQPGETMLSSLSEDDIRELLNI, from the coding sequence TTGAAAAGTATGAAACATATTAATGTGGAAAAGTTATTTCCTTCGGCTATTTATAAACGTGGATTAAAATACTATTTGCAAGATAGAGTTAGTGATCTTTTATACGATATAAATTTTCAGGAATGGTCAGCGACGGTATATGGATCTGAGGATTATTATGTTGAAATAAATGTAAAAAATTTAGCCCAAGGTTCGATCGATACGTCTTGTGACTGTCCAGCATTTGATACGTTTGGAACATGTAAACATATTGCTGCCGTGCTTATTAAACTAGTGAATCAAGATAATCAAGTACGACCGGGTTTTTCATCTTATGACTATGATTTGACGCAAAGCTTTATGAACGCATTAAATAATGCACCGCAATTAGAGAGAAAACATTCGCAGATCATGAAGCAAACAGAACTAAAGGTAGAGTACATTTGTAAGTTGGAGGTTCAAAAGCAAATCCAAGTAGAGATAAAAGTAGGAGAAAAGCGGTGTTACGTTGTCAAAGACGCCGAAGCACTTCTTACACATATTATAGAGGGAAAGGAATATCCACTGACTAAGCTGTTTGCTTATAGTCCAGAGTTCCATACATTTTCCCGTGAAGATATGAATATTCTTGAAAAGTTATATGCCATTTTACAAAGTGAGCGTGTTTATCACTTTGATTATTCCTTTATAAAAAATCAGGAAAGCAAACGTTCTATTATTATACCTCCGCTTGAAGCAAAGCCGTTATTAGAACAAATGGCTGAGCGGTCACTTACGGTGATCACACGTGAACAAAACTATTCAGCTGTCTCCATTCAAAAAGGACAAATGCCGTTTGCTTTTTCCTTATCGGCAAACGATAAGGAAGGGTTAGTCCTTGAGATGAACCGAGTAAACGATCTAGTCTACTTAACCAATTATGAACTGTTATTTGCTGATGGCATTTTCTATTTTCCCAGACAACAGCAAGTGCCTATTGTAAAAGAGTTAAGTCAATTTCAACGTTATGACTTAGAGTTGCCGATAGCGAAACATCAGGCTGATGAGTTTGTTTCAACGGTTATTCCTTCGTTGAAACAGGTTGGCGACGTAAAAATTACAGAAAAAGTAGCTCAAGAAATTGTTCAGTTTCCGCTTAAGGCTGAGTTGTATTTAGAATTTAAGGATTCATGGATCGTTGGTCAATTGAAATATCATTATGGAGAGGAGATAATAGATCCATTTAATGGTAGAGAAAAAAATGATGTTATCATCATTCGAGATGTTGAAAAAGAACAGCAAATTATGCAGCTGATTGAATATGCTGATTTTCATTATAATGGAAAAGAACTATATATTCATATGGAAAACGAAGAGGATATGTATGAATTTGTTTACTATACATTGCCAAAGCTAGATGATTATGTAGAACTGTTTTTAACAGCAGAAATCCGTAACTTATTAGTAGAGATGGAGCCAATTGCTCATACAAAGGTACAGGTAGAACGTTCCTCTAATTTACTAGATATTGGATTTAATATTGATGGGGTTAGTGAAGCAGATATTAGCCGCATTTTAGAAGCTGTTATTGAGAAAAAACGTTATTACCGGTTAGATAGTGGGGCTTTCATGTCACTCGAAAGCGACTCGTTTTCATCTGTAAGACAATTTTTTGCTGATATGGATATTGATGCAAAGGATATTGCCGAAAATAACATTAAAGTTCCTGTTTATCGAGGAACGCAGGTGGATGAATTACTAAAAACAGATAAAAATTATGATGTATCATTTCGCAAACTCTTGCATCACCTAAGGTCACCCGAAGAGCAGGTATATCCGCCTCCGGAAGGAATAAATGCTACCTTACGCAGTTATCAGGAAACAGGGTTTCAGTGGTTTAAGTCGTTAAGTGAGTATAACTTAGGCGGGATTTTGGCAGATGATATGGGTCTTGGAAAAACATTACAAAGTATTTGTTATCTTGCTTCAGAAAAAGGAGAGTATCCACACTTAATTGTGACACCATCTTCCGTTGTTTATAATTGGAAAAATGAGTTTGCAAAATTTACCCCACATTTAGAAGTAGCTGTTTTAACAGGAACACCACAGGAACGAAAAGAGAAAATTGCCAGTTCCCAGACAATGGATGTGTGGATTACTTCTTATGCAACAGTACGGCAAGATATTGATATATACAAGGAGCTATCATTTCAAACGTTAATTCTTGATGAAGCTCAATTTATTAAAAATTACGCAACAAAAACCTCAAGAGCAGTCCGGAAAATAAATGCATTACGTCGATTTGCCCTAAGTGGTACACCGATTGAGAACTCGATTGATGAACTATGGGCTATTTTTCAAGTCATCCTTCCCGGACTTATGCCGAATCAAAGAACGTTTAAACAAATGTCTTATGACAAAATTGCAATGATGACAAGACCGTTTATTTTGCGCCGATTAAAGCAGGATGTGTTGAGTGAACTGCCGGATAAAATCGAAACTGTTCATACATCTGAACTAACCAAAGATCAGAAAGAATTGTATATAGGGTATCACCGACAATTACAGAAGGAAGCTCAACAGACGATAAGTGAAAGCAGCTTCCAGAAAAATCGAATGAAAATTTTAGCGGGGTTAACCCGACTTAGACAGATTTGCTGCCACCCTTCCTTGTTTATTGAAAATTATCAAGGAGAATCTGGAAAGCTTATCCAGCTCATGGAAACTATTCGCAATGCTAGAAGAAATAGAAAGCGTATGCTGATCTTCTCGCAATTTACATCCATGCATGAAATTATTAAACATCGGTTAGAAAATGAAGGAATTGGCTATTTCTACTTGCACGGGCAAACATCATCACAGGAACGCTTAGAGATGAGTGAACGATTTAATAATGGTGAAAATGATGTATTTTTAATCTCTCTTAAGGCTGGTGGCACGGGACTAAATTTGACAGGCGCAGATACCGTTATTTTATATGACTTATGGTGGAATCCTGCTGTTGAGGACCAAGCGACAGGGCGAGCTCACCGATTCGGACAAAAAAATGTCGTTCAAGTCATTCGTTTAATAACAGAAGGAACGATTGAAGAAAAAATTTATGAGTTACAACAGAAAAAACGTGAATTGATTGATCAAGTTATCCAACCAGGAGAGACAATGCTTTCTTCCTTAAGTGAAGATGATATTCGTGAGTTGTTAAATATCTAG